A portion of the bacterium (Candidatus Blackallbacteria) CG13_big_fil_rev_8_21_14_2_50_49_14 genome contains these proteins:
- a CDS encoding rRNA adenine methyltransferase produces the protein MEENGRPDEACKLFFQAWTEAESSFEKFLSAHYLARYQKTVSDRLKWLEIVLQFALEIDNDSVKSAFPNLYSNLAECYEQLNDTDNAKKYNELALSFRYKPSDKGPFYHGTKADLQIGDLLKPGGNSNYNPEIKMNHIYFTALANGAGLAAELAQGDGRERVYIVEPTGVFENDPNVTDKKFPGNPTRSYRSQSPLKIIGEYTDWVRQTPEEIQKWREKLATKKGEIIN, from the coding sequence ATGGAAGAAAACGGCAGGCCTGATGAAGCCTGTAAACTGTTTTTTCAGGCTTGGACTGAAGCAGAAAGCAGTTTTGAGAAATTTCTTTCAGCCCATTATCTTGCCCGATATCAAAAAACAGTGAGCGACAGATTAAAATGGTTAGAAATTGTTTTGCAGTTTGCGTTGGAGATAGACAATGACTCTGTGAAAAGTGCATTCCCCAACCTGTATTCAAATCTTGCCGAATGCTATGAACAATTAAACGACACCGACAATGCAAAAAAATACAATGAATTGGCCCTTTCTTTCAGATACAAACCTTCTGACAAGGGCCCTTTTTATCATGGAACGAAAGCAGATTTGCAGATAGGCGATTTATTGAAACCCGGCGGAAATTCGAATTACAATCCAGAGATTAAAATGAATCATATTTATTTTACAGCCCTAGCAAATGGGGCTGGCCTGGCTGCTGAATTGGCACAGGGAGATGGGCGCGAACGCGTTTATATTGTCGAACCCACTGGGGTATTTGAGAATGATCCGAATGTTACAGATAAAAAATTCCCAGGCAACCCGACACGCTCATATCGCTCTCAATCCCCTTTGAAAATCATTGGCGAATATACAGATTGGGTGAGACAAACACCTGAGGAAATACAAAAATGGCGAGAAAAATTGGCAACTAAAAAGGGGGAAATTATTAACTGA
- a CDS encoding GNAT family N-acetyltransferase, which translates to MSLIEYLRFDKIDPNEFVPLLNKKSTREHLIAHEKFDTESVAQWMKAKIEVDQIEGCRVRALSVNGVLAGWCAIQSVDTQYEIAIVLDEHYWGIGKKVFGELMQWAQEFGHDKIYIHLLHTRPEYKFLRKMSTNVYESMILGSKFTTYELNLG; encoded by the coding sequence ATGAGTCTTATTGAGTATTTAAGATTTGACAAGATTGATCCCAATGAATTTGTTCCATTGCTAAATAAGAAAAGTACTCGGGAGCATTTGATTGCGCATGAAAAATTTGACACAGAGAGTGTAGCGCAGTGGATGAAAGCTAAAATAGAAGTCGATCAAATTGAGGGTTGCAGAGTTCGGGCCTTGAGCGTCAATGGCGTTTTAGCTGGTTGGTGTGCCATACAATCGGTTGATACACAGTACGAGATTGCAATTGTGCTTGATGAGCATTACTGGGGGATCGGCAAAAAGGTCTTTGGTGAGCTAATGCAATGGGCTCAAGAGTTTGGTCATGACAAAATATATATCCACCTTTTGCATACCCGTCCAGAGTATAAGTTCTTGCGTAAAATGTCTACAAATGTTTATGAATCTATGATCTTGGGGAGTAAATTTACGACCTACGAGCTAAATCTTGGCTAA
- a CDS encoding NAD(P)-dependent oxidoreductase: MNCRIGIVGSGFVANGFGRLLQRIAPQWPLTAVLTRRNPAEIPPCFQTVAVPSERLDDFLARCDLVVECSGDIRHATEVIETALQAGKSVVTMHCEWHVTVGSALVSQGLLTEAEGDQPGSLAALREEVLSMGFEPWVYGNIKQFLNHTPTPEDMLYWSSRQGIRLRQTTAFTDGTKLQFEQALVANGLGAEILETGLAGPAASDLNIGGRLLAERASEFGQAISDYLMAPSLPPGVFITATHQAEDQPALQYLKLGPGPWYTLYRPYHLCQYEMLKTVRRVIQGGGPLLNNGPHPAISVRAVAKKLLLPGDLIENALGSFELRGEAVRWRDDPEHLPLGLIQDAVIQQRIEPGQVLTWADVELPDSRALALVRKRI; this comes from the coding sequence TTGAATTGTCGGATTGGAATCGTGGGCAGCGGTTTTGTTGCCAACGGTTTTGGCCGACTCTTGCAGCGGATAGCCCCCCAATGGCCTCTGACAGCGGTACTGACCCGTCGCAATCCTGCTGAAATTCCCCCCTGTTTTCAGACGGTGGCTGTGCCAAGCGAAAGGCTTGACGACTTTCTGGCGCGCTGTGATCTGGTTGTGGAATGCAGTGGGGATATTCGCCATGCCACTGAGGTGATTGAAACGGCCCTCCAGGCGGGGAAATCGGTAGTAACCATGCATTGTGAATGGCATGTCACCGTGGGTTCAGCCCTTGTCAGCCAGGGACTTCTGACAGAGGCAGAAGGTGATCAGCCGGGCAGTTTGGCTGCCCTACGCGAAGAGGTGCTGAGCATGGGTTTTGAACCCTGGGTCTACGGCAATATCAAGCAATTTTTGAATCATACGCCAACGCCTGAAGACATGCTGTACTGGTCGTCCAGACAGGGGATTCGTCTGCGCCAGACCACGGCTTTTACCGATGGCACCAAACTTCAGTTTGAACAGGCGTTGGTCGCCAATGGCCTGGGGGCAGAGATTTTAGAGACTGGCCTGGCTGGGCCGGCTGCCAGTGATCTGAATATTGGGGGGAGACTCTTGGCCGAACGGGCAAGTGAATTCGGTCAGGCAATTTCGGATTATCTGATGGCACCCTCCTTGCCTCCAGGCGTCTTTATTACTGCTACGCATCAAGCAGAAGATCAACCCGCTCTGCAATACCTGAAGCTGGGCCCTGGCCCCTGGTATACTCTTTACCGGCCTTATCACCTCTGCCAGTATGAAATGCTCAAAACGGTCAGGCGGGTGATTCAGGGGGGCGGGCCCTTGCTGAATAACGGCCCCCATCCAGCTATCAGCGTACGGGCTGTGGCCAAAAAACTTCTGCTTCCGGGCGATTTGATTGAAAATGCCCTGGGCAGCTTTGAATTGCGCGGAGAGGCTGTTCGCTGGCGGGATGATCCAGAACACTTGCCTCTGGGACTGATCCAGGATGCGGTGATTCAGCAGCGGATAGAACCCGGCCAGGTTCTGACTTGGGCGGATGTGGAACTTCCTGACTCCAGGGCTTTGGCGCTGGTTCGCAAACGGATTTGA